The following nucleotide sequence is from Silurus meridionalis isolate SWU-2019-XX chromosome 5, ASM1480568v1, whole genome shotgun sequence.
AATCACACTTTCAGTCCGATGATTATCTCCAAATGGACATACAAGAGTAACATGTTCTCCAGGCTTCACTGAGAGAAATGATGGCTGGAGAAGATCCACAGATCGGACTGGAGCTAGAACATTAATTGCGGAATGATGAAGCacgacaattaaaaaaaaaatcaggaaaaattatgtataaaattataaaatggaaaataaataataataaaaaaatagagcaGTCTTTCTTTTGAAATAGAcaaaattttagaaaacatGCATGTAGAAGAAATCACCAACTgaagactttctttctttctttattctttttttgggTAGTATTGTTTctattataacattttttaaattttttgatGTAAAGATTGTAAAAAGcgataaagaaatgtttaaatcaAGGCTAGCTATTATTTTGCCAGCATTCAATCTATTAAAAGGTTttgcaaacaaaatgtaataataactaATTAAGTATTAATTGCAAATTgaattaatgcaaaaaaagaaaaaggtataTATCCAAATACAACAATCTGTGAAATAGATATGACTTTTTAAATAGGATTTAAATACTATATTAATaaggaaaaaattatataatctGCATAATAATGTAACTCACATATTGTGTATAAAGCAATGACAATTATCCACAGTGATGCCATTTTCAGAGATAAAATAAGACCCTGGTTGAGCTGCTAAAAAAGTGGTTAAATGATGGCAGCACAAGGTGTTTATGCATTACAGATGATAATCTCATTGGCTGCTTCAAGTCACGCATTTAAATTTCCTTCCTGTtatgtttctatttttgtaACTCAAATGCGTTTACAAGAATTTGTGgtacaacaaagaaaaatctcAACACAGAAAAGTTCTGTACTGTAAACTCtgtgctgtaataaaaaaacaaaggactaaatataaattagagttcaagtttaaaaagaaaaaaaactattgattCACTCTGCTTATGTAACTTCAACTGAGCAGTTTAAGGGTAAAAACGTTTCCCTAAGCCCCAAGTGTGGCATCGTATACAGTAGGCACTGGGATTTAACTTTCGGATCAGAAATCTAATTTGTTAAACAGAAAGCAATCACTTCTCATTGATCTATAGATGGATTTCATAGTTAAAGATATTTGCATCATGCACACCGTAAAGTAATTCATAACCTCAGTATATGTAACACAGGCTCAGGTGCACAGTAAAATTAAAGAATTCAAAAAGAAGGAtttcatttcttattttatttattttcagtgcgGCAGCCTTTATACCCAAACATTTCAGAgaacataatattaataatatacattttcaggaaacaaaataaaaatgataataatcaaTGAGATTATACAAATTGACTGttagtatataatgtaatagAAGATGTTTTAATGAACATGTGCACCAATGAAATGGAACATTATAACCACATCAGTAGTATTGTGTAGGATCTCCATGTGCCACCACAAGGCCTGGACTCAACAAGACCTCTAAACGTATGTTATGGTATATACTGTAGCACAAAGATTTTACCAGCAGATCCTTGTAGTCCTGTAAGTTGTGATGTGGAGCTTCATGGAATCGTCTTGTCCTGTTTCTCCACCACATCCCTCAGATTCATCCAACAAAGCTGACAAATAACTAAACTAAATGTACAGCTTAGACAGGATGTTAGTCCATTACAGGGAACCATGTACATGCAGTCATTCACAGtcatgaacacacacagacattatattattaaattgttattacatttactaattgccttgttttttttgggaaagAACATGGAGGAGACAAAGAAGAACATGGAGTAAACATATGATCTATGAAACAGTAGAGTAAATCACTTCAGTATACACATTATCATGAGCTCGTTCTTTCGTTCCACTTCTTTTATTGATGTGTGAGGCAGCAAAAATCAGCTCTGCTGCATCACGGCTCTGTGGGAACAGATAGGAAAGATTCATTTCAATTAAAGATTGAGATTATTGAAGGAAATATAAGTGCAATACATCATTTCACCTAGTTTTGCTGGATGATATATTTGTACTGAAGTAGATTATTGTAGTAGATTATGTAGTGTTTTATCTGAAACTAATATGACTTCTTTTAGAATTAAACTTATCCCTCTAATACTCACTGAGCTTTGTGTTAAAGAGAGGATAAAATACAGATAGTTTCAATGAGCTTGTgctagtgttagggttaggataaGTGAGAAagttttagggttaggttgagggttagggttagtgagaacggGTTAGgttgagggttagggttagtgagaatgggttggggttagtgtcagggttagggttagtgagaacaggTTACGGTTAGGTTTGAGGTTAGTAAGAACaggttagggtaagggtaaggATAAGGGTTAGTGAGaatgggttggggttagggtaagggttagtgAGAATGGGTAAGGGTAAGGGTAAGAGTATTGGTAAGGGTATGGGTAAGGGCTAGTGAAAATGGGTTGGagttagggtaagggtaagggttagtgagaacaggTTACAGTTAGGTTTGAGGTTAGTAAGAACaggttagggtaagggtaagggttagtgagaacaggTTACGGTTAGGTTTGAGGTTAGTAAGAGCaggttagggtaagggtaaggATAAGGGTTAGTGAGaatgggttggggttagggttaaggttagtgaGAATGGGTTAGGGTATAGGTTAGTTAGAAttggttggggttagggttaaggttagtgagaatgggttagggtaagggtaagggttagtgagaatgggttggggttagggttaaggttagtgaGAATGGGTAAGGGTAAGGGTAAGGGTTAGTGAGaatgggttggggttagggttaaggttggtGAGAATGGGTTGGGGTATAGGTTAGTTAGAAttggttggggttagggttaaggttagtgaGAATGGGTTACGGTAAGGGTAAGGTTAGTGAGaatgggttggggttagggttaaggttagtgaGAATGGGTAAGGGTAAGGGTTAGTGAGAatgggttgggttagggttaaggttggtGAGaatgggttggggttagggtaaggTTAAGGGTTAGTGAGAATGGGTTGGGGTTATTTGGGAGTGAGAACGGATTGCTGAACTCGATTTTGCAGATGGCACTGTGATATCAGACAGcaagtacatttttaaaaataaaaatcagttgtATACCACATAAATATGTCCTTGGGGCAGTCTGCTTACCTAACATGTTAAAACACCTCAGGCTTGGGTTCAGAGTTCTATGGGAATCCCTGAATGTTACAAAATTACACCAAAGGGGTTCCCAAAGCATCAATAAGTGAAGCCAAGGGATACTAACAAACATATGTGACGAGTTGGTGGTGAGAACATGTTCGAGAAATACATATGGCTTGCTGCATTGACTGATGGGAAGTGTAGTGTTTTAACTCAAATAAAGCATTGTTAATGTGAACTGgtgcttataataataataataataataataataataataataataataataataatgataataataataataataataatgtgtgtaatcagtgttAGTTACCTGACTTGATGTTTTCTGTACTGACATCTCTTCAGCTTTCACTGCAAGAAAATGTTCAAAGTTAGATCCAAATATCCAGATTTAATTTAAACtactgtttattaaaattattactgTTGCTTAAAAGTTATAGGGTTTGGTAACAAtgtcaaattatttatttttttgctaatagTAGACATAGACTTTGTTTAAAACCATATAAATTGTAGAATTGCATAAATAAGAGGCCATTTTAACAAAAGAAATGCTCCTGGCTGTGAAtaaaggcagataaaaaattataatgttcatgttaatattttttatattgtatgcaTTGACtgataaatgacataaatatttattattatatagcaTTGGTTTTAGGACAATCAGTGTATTTGTGCATTTCAGTGGAATTGAATTAAAACCATTAAATATATTCACTCTTTAGAGTTTTTtggaagaaacaaacaaaaacaatgttttgaGATGCATGTAAAGACATTGGGAACTTAGTGGTTAGTGGTTTCCAAATGTAAAATGCATATATGAATACaggaaaatgattaaataaatgtggcgtgtaatatttacattacagaacagtgaaattctccctttgcatattccagcaatgttaggaagccaGGGTCAGAGCACAAGGTCAGCCTCGATACGGTGCCTCAGGAGCACAGCTGGTTAAGAGCATTGCTCAAGTGCCCAAGATTGGCACTATTGGTGATAATGATGTTTAAATtaatgaccttccaatcagtaagcCCTAACCACTGAAACtgagctagggttagggttagggttagggttctaCCACTTCTACCAATTGATTAATGATCAGAATGATATGTGGAAAATGTAAAACGGGTATAATTATCAAAGTTTTCCCAGGCCAACACTCTTATACAAATGAATACTAGTAAATTTCACTGAAGACTCACCACTGATATGTTCACAGTTCCTCCATTTACATGTTATAATGTGAAAAACAATCACAAGCAAGCACGCCCCCAATGCTACAGCGAGATACATCACTACCCGATCCACAGGTGCTActgtaaatgaagaaaaacatgacagatagtaatatttctattaaatctattaaaaatcGCTAATAAAATCTTTGTTATATAGTTTTACTCTGAGAAAGTGAATGTTTTTACCCAGCTGAACTCTTGTCCCGTTCCCGAAAATGATCTTTCCACACAGGGCCACAGCGCAGTAGTAAGTTCCAGTATCATTGAGGCTAAAGATGTTCTTGGACAAGTtgtacacacaggtgtgtgtagaaGATTCGCTCTCACACTGATGGCTGCTGTTGTGATGAGTGTAAATGATTTGAGGATGGGATTGTGATGGAGCAGCTCTGAACCAGAGCACTTGGAGTtctgctgctctgctctcaGAGAGAACCGAACACTGCAGAGTCACTGATGCTCCTGCAGGAACCGAGTCTGATACACTGCTCTGGTTCACTGAGACTTTTACATCTTTATCTCCTGCTCAGGAGAATAAATAATGTGAGATACTTTTCTTATATAATCCGTATAAGGATAAATACACGTCTTACAAGTCTTGTATGTAATATGGCTATAAACTGGTTATTTCCAGAGCTCTGAACAAACAGCAAATTTAATTTGAGATGTTTCTTTACCTGTCACTGCCAAGAATACGCCACTGGATAATGCAAAATCGTCCAAGTAGCTTTTCCCACAGTAGTAAAGTCCTCCATCATTAAAGTTTATTTGTGGTATCGTAAGAGAAATCTCATTAGTATTCGCTACTATTGTAAATCCTAATGCATCAAAAGTGGGGTTTATTTTCACCTCCTTATAGGCTAATCTTTCCCCCACTTTTGGGGCATTTCTCCAAAATGCTGTTTGTACCAAACCACACTCACAGCATTGGGAATTTCTTGAAGAGGGCAGTGAAGAGTTACTTGGTTTCCAGACTTTATTGAGagaattgaaataaatgattttcTGGAAAAATCCACAACATGGGCTGAAActagaaaatgcaaaaaaaaaattgctgtaataataataataataataataataataataataataataataataataataataattaatataataataattaatataattataataatagtaataacaattgcattaatgtttttttaattctttaaaacttACTTATTATGTTCAGAGACAAGAGCAAAATCCACACAGGTTTCATCCTCGGAGGTGAAATATACTGTTAGGCGGAGCTGTGAAAAATGATCAGATGAACAAATCATCATGTGTTTTGTTCTGGAGACTCTCATCAGATTGGCTGCTTAAAACCATGAACAAAATCTCCATCAGAGCGACGCTTCTATTTTTGGAGCACAGTTAAGTTCACTAGAAGTCTgtggtgaataaaaaaaaaccccgacaAGGAAAATGTTACAGAAAAAATGAGTGAAATTTTACTAAATCtcttatactgtatttaaatgttgaGTTGATTAGCATTTTGACTTCAGTTTCCTGTAGGCAGATTGGCCTCCAAGTATGGCCACTTTTGGCTACTAATTTTTGCCTCTTTGGAGTTTATTTGCAAATCACCAGACTATTGCTTGTTACAATTTGGAATTCGTTGCTATTCCTTTTAAGAGTTTTATCTGCATGTGCATCTGCTTCTCTGAGTTTTGGATTATGTGAGGAACTGgactatcaaatacaaatgtgcACTTCTTCAtgggaacaaaaaaacatcaatatacCAAACCCTGAAAAATTATGCAAACTACCACCACAAGCTCCATCAGACTTCCCTGAGTGATTTCTGACCCTGAACacatattgaaataaatatttttattaatatacagaCTATAGTAGTAatatatatgctttacattatTTCAATACTGCAATCATAGGTTTCATATTTTGGTTTTATAAATATCAATCAGATATGCTCTAGTCATGTTGAATGCtttttgtgtttaaagtgtTAAAACAGTTCCTCCTAAACCACTGTGTGACACGAACCAATCACGTCCTACCGTTCTTCTTCTGCCTCATCTACACCACACTatgatacataaataaataaataaataaataaataaataaataaataaataaataaataaataaataaaaatagtaaactttaaattgttttaaatttttttttttttttaaatttttaaaatgttttacattttttttttttttcgtgttttaaatgttttccgTAGATGAGCTTCAAAGATTCATATTCagagaagggaaaaaataatttcatcaA
It contains:
- the LOC124385736 gene encoding LOW QUALITY PROTEIN: uncharacterized protein LOC124385736 (The sequence of the model RefSeq protein was modified relative to this genomic sequence to represent the inferred CDS: inserted 1 base in 1 codon), yielding MKPVWILLLSLNIIISAHVVDFSRKSFISILSIKSGNQVTLHCPLQEIPNAVSVVWYKQHFGEMPQKXGERLAYKEVKINPTFDALGFTIVANTNEISLTIPQINFNDGGLYYCGKSYLDDFALSSGVFLAVTGDKDVKVSVNQSSVSDSVPAGASVTLQCSVLSESRAAELQVLWFRAAPSQSHPQIIYTHHNSSHQCESESSTHTCVYNLSKNIFSLNDTGTYYCAVALCGKIIFGNGTRVQLVAPVDRVVMYLAVALGACLLVIVFHIITCKWRNCEHISVKAEEMSVQKTSSQSRDAAELIFAASHINKRSGTKERAHDNVYTEVIYSTVS